In a genomic window of Azospirillaceae bacterium:
- a CDS encoding DUF2336 domain-containing protein produces MSGMDEALGPATAVEYEAAKDIARDGDAAARSDLASQPGTPPEILYYLAEDPDPTVREAVAANPSTPVLASEMLVQDVRAEVRAALARRLPLLLPNLDPERQARAHAVAAVAVERLAVDHAAYVRQALSETLKDVAMVPPPLAFALARDVERVVAEPILRFCASLSDGDLLKLIEAEPQSWRVEIIAQRPTVSGPVSDAVVRSGNEAATGHLLENPGADIPEPTFEALIEEAIDHPEWQEALARRPVLPRTAVVRLASFAERSVLALLQQRDDFDPETTQDIAQVMRRRLDWIGDAAPEETSAMRAARLFKAGGLDEAAISDALAWEDREFVVHALALRTKIPTSVVEEILKSDSPRAITALAWHAKLPMRLAIQLQARLGGILPRRLLNAKNGTDYPLGEVEMIWNLELFGIQV; encoded by the coding sequence ATGTCGGGAATGGATGAGGCCCTGGGCCCGGCGACGGCCGTCGAATACGAGGCGGCCAAGGACATCGCCCGGGACGGCGATGCGGCGGCGCGCAGCGATCTGGCAAGCCAACCCGGAACGCCGCCGGAAATCCTCTATTACCTGGCCGAGGACCCGGACCCCACGGTGCGCGAGGCGGTGGCGGCCAACCCGTCCACCCCGGTCCTGGCCAGCGAGATGCTGGTGCAGGACGTCCGGGCCGAAGTGCGCGCGGCCCTGGCCCGGCGGCTGCCGCTGCTGCTGCCGAACCTCGATCCCGAACGTCAGGCCCGCGCCCATGCGGTGGCGGCCGTAGCCGTGGAACGGCTGGCGGTGGACCACGCGGCCTATGTGCGGCAGGCCCTGTCCGAAACCCTCAAGGATGTGGCGATGGTGCCGCCGCCGCTCGCCTTCGCCTTGGCGCGCGATGTGGAGCGCGTGGTGGCCGAGCCCATCCTGCGCTTCTGTGCGTCGTTGTCGGACGGGGACCTGCTGAAGCTGATCGAGGCGGAGCCGCAATCCTGGCGGGTCGAGATCATCGCGCAACGCCCGACGGTGTCGGGACCCGTGTCGGATGCCGTGGTGCGCAGCGGGAACGAGGCCGCGACCGGCCACCTGTTGGAAAATCCGGGCGCGGACATCCCGGAGCCGACCTTCGAAGCCCTCATCGAAGAGGCGATCGACCACCCCGAATGGCAGGAGGCTCTGGCCCGTCGGCCGGTCCTGCCACGGACGGCGGTGGTCCGCCTGGCATCCTTCGCCGAGCGCTCCGTCCTGGCGCTGTTGCAGCAGCGGGACGACTTCGACCCCGAGACGACCCAGGACATCGCCCAGGTGATGCGGCGGCGGCTGGATTGGATCGGCGATGCCGCGCCCGAGGAAACCTCGGCAATGCGGGCGGCCCGGTTGTTCAAGGCGGGTGGTTTGGACGAGGCCGCCATTTCGGACGCGCTCGCGTGGGAGGATCGCGAGTTCGTCGTCCATGCGCTGGCGCTCCGGACGAAGATCCCCACCTCCGTCGTCGAGGAAATCCTGAAGAGTGACAGCCCGCGGGCGATCACCGCGCTCGCTTGGCACGCCAAGCTGCCGATGCGCCTTGCCATCCAGCTTCAGGCACGCCTCGGCGGCATCCTGCCCCGACGCCTTCTCAACGCCAAGAACGGGACGGACTATCCGCTGGGCGAGGTGGAGATGATCTGGAACCTGGAGCTGTTCGGGATCCAGGTGTAG
- a CDS encoding DUF2889 domain-containing protein — protein sequence MPLPPPTAREPIHTRRVTCNGYRRADGLWDIEGHLVDTKSYGFSNQDRGEVAPGEPIHEMWLRLTLDDTLTIRAVEAVTDHSPFRICPNITPNFQRLVGLQIKSGFTQAVRERVGGVHGCTHLVELTGPVATTAFQTVFPYLARMRAKPEGREDGPPQAEEGDKAKRPLLLNTCHAFASDGPVVKRQWPQFYTGSR from the coding sequence ATGCCCTTGCCGCCTCCGACTGCGCGCGAGCCGATCCATACCCGTCGCGTGACCTGCAACGGGTATCGCCGGGCCGATGGTCTGTGGGACATCGAAGGCCACCTCGTCGATACCAAGTCCTATGGATTTTCGAACCAGGACCGTGGAGAGGTCGCGCCGGGCGAGCCGATCCACGAGATGTGGCTGCGGCTGACCCTGGACGACACGCTGACTATCCGGGCCGTCGAGGCCGTGACCGACCACAGTCCCTTCCGCATCTGCCCGAACATCACGCCCAACTTCCAGCGGCTGGTCGGCCTCCAGATCAAGAGCGGCTTCACCCAGGCCGTGCGCGAGCGGGTGGGGGGCGTGCACGGCTGCACGCATCTGGTGGAGCTCACCGGGCCCGTCGCCACCACCGCCTTCCAGACGGTCTTCCCCTATCTCGCGCGCATGCGGGCCAAGCCGGAGGGGCGGGAGGACGGGCCGCCCCAGGCGGAGGAGGGCGACAAGGCCAAGCGGCCCCTGCTGCTGAACACCTGCCATGCCTTCGCGTCGGACGGTCCGGTGGTGAAACGCCAGTGGCCGCAGTTCTACACGGGGTCCCGCTGA